The Methanolobus sp. WCC4 genome includes the window ATTTCTCAGGACAAGATATCCCGTCTTGTCAGTACGATGATGGCTTTCAGGCATTTGATGGATGCTTATGAACCTATCGATTACATGGCATGTGCGACCTCAGCTATGAGAGAGGCTGATAACAGTGATGAGATAATTTCACTGATCAAAGAGAAGAGTGGCATTGACCTTAATGTTATAAGTGGAAGGAAAGAGGCTAAGATCATCTATTCCAACCGGATCGAGAAGGTGATAGGACATGGTAATTCCACATATCTCCACATTGATGTGGGTGGAGGAAGTACTGAACTGATCCTTTTCAAAGGCAAGGAAGTTTTTGCTTACAGGTCCTTCAATATAGGTACGATCAGGATCCTTGAAGGTATCGTGACAAAGAAGGACTGGAATGAGATGAAGAAGTGGGTCAAGGACGTTACTGCTGAACATAACCCTGACCATGCCATTGGCAGCGGAGGAAATATCAACAAGATCTTTCGTATGTCAGGCAGGAAGGATGGCACTCTTATCAAGCGTGGTGATATTAAATATCTCAACAGGTATCTGA containing:
- a CDS encoding exopolyphosphatase translates to MKFAAIDVGSNAVRLLLSRVDTEGIEPIYEKVSVIRMPIRLGEDAFVHNNISQDKISRLVSTMMAFRHLMDAYEPIDYMACATSAMREADNSDEIISLIKEKSGIDLNVISGRKEAKIIYSNRIEKVIGHGNSTYLHIDVGGGSTELILFKGKEVFAYRSFNIGTIRILEGIVTKKDWNEMKKWVKDVTAEHNPDHAIGSGGNINKIFRMSGRKDGTLIKRGDIKYLNRYLKGFTLEQRITKLGLRPDRADVIVPASKIYASVMEWGDINAMHVPQLGLADGIIHVLYKKHKDNYV